From the Solibacillus sp. FSL R5-0449 genome, one window contains:
- a CDS encoding DUF420 domain-containing protein — translation MNLPILPTISTSFIVISAVLVAIGWVLIAKRNVEAHRKVMLAAGVSALAFFIIYVSRTLFIGNTAFGGPDELKIYYTIFLVFHITLATVGAVFGLTSIISGLKSNLKLHRKIGAITSIIWFFVAITGVIVYSLLYVIYEGGETTSVFKAILGF, via the coding sequence ATGAATTTACCTATATTACCCACAATAAGCACGTCATTTATTGTTATTAGTGCAGTGCTTGTAGCGATTGGATGGGTATTGATCGCAAAGCGGAATGTAGAAGCACATAGAAAAGTAATGTTGGCAGCTGGTGTTTCAGCTTTGGCATTCTTTATCATTTATGTATCACGTACGCTATTTATTGGGAATACGGCCTTCGGTGGACCGGATGAACTGAAAATATATTACACAATCTTTTTAGTTTTCCATATTACATTAGCGACAGTTGGGGCAGTATTCGGTCTGACAAGCATAATTTCAGGCCTTAAATCCAATCTGAAATTACACCGCAAAATTGGTGCGATTACAAGTATTATTTGGTTTTTCGTAGCGATTACCGGGGTTATTGTATATTCACTGCTTTATGTAATTTATGAAGGCGGCGAAACGACGTCAGTCTTTAAAGCAATTTTAGGATTTTAA
- a CDS encoding YugN family protein yields the protein MYFENTQLEHVKVDQEVLTTVMGKFGLECHGAWDYDRMTFDRCYDVREGRFYLRVFCNAVSGDVGAHNATLNINKPAIGKYYYPHGVEYTDEVFPGHLVKECEKVLADVRRELSAYGI from the coding sequence ATGTATTTTGAAAACACACAACTCGAACATGTTAAAGTTGACCAAGAAGTTTTAACGACAGTAATGGGCAAATTCGGCTTAGAATGCCACGGTGCATGGGACTATGACCGAATGACATTTGACCGCTGCTATGATGTACGTGAAGGTCGTTTTTATTTACGTGTTTTTTGTAATGCAGTATCAGGTGATGTAGGCGCACATAATGCAACTTTAAATATCAACAAACCTGCAATTGGAAAATACTATTATCCACACGGTGTTGAATACACAGATGAAGTATTCCCGGGACATCTTGTAAAAGAATGTGAAAAAGTACTGGCAGATGTTCGCAGAGAGCTATCAGCATACGGTATTTAA
- a CDS encoding CAP-associated domain-containing protein has protein sequence MKVLFRILIIATCIGIIVYYTNGESSQTELLEGPPSITKPVVELEPSMPTEQFLPRPVTGISTLIGKTSKDVLEAYSIPKRIDPSEYGYEWWIYDTDNGLLMVSIKEDRVNQIYTNNSQFDIAPFQVGELLDDIYRTTVLGQEITVELDDNIYMFAMNEQDLHNRILVKYEDLYAQLYIDQETNQLYSVRFLDGETLVLHKPYEMQFIGELFEASTPSSYQQIDINLAHRRQLTELANSLRLQYELPALLPSDSLASVADYHSEHMLLGMMDSQVTNDEYKIEDQLNEVHQNYERHGVNVASNYKDAIEVIHGWMNSKEHRTLLTDEEFTHIGSGAFMNYYTQLYVKQK, from the coding sequence ATGAAAGTTTTATTTCGCATATTAATTATTGCAACTTGTATCGGGATTATCGTTTATTATACAAATGGGGAGTCCTCGCAAACCGAATTATTGGAAGGCCCGCCGAGCATTACGAAACCGGTAGTCGAACTGGAACCTTCCATGCCTACTGAACAGTTTCTTCCGCGGCCGGTTACAGGTATTTCTACATTAATAGGTAAAACTTCGAAGGATGTATTGGAAGCCTATAGTATCCCGAAGCGAATCGATCCGTCGGAATATGGGTATGAATGGTGGATTTATGATACGGATAATGGACTGTTAATGGTCAGTATAAAGGAAGACCGTGTAAATCAGATTTATACAAATAATAGTCAATTCGATATTGCACCGTTCCAAGTCGGAGAGCTATTGGACGATATTTATCGTACGACAGTATTGGGACAGGAAATAACCGTTGAGCTCGATGATAATATTTATATGTTTGCAATGAATGAACAAGATTTACATAATCGTATTTTAGTAAAATATGAGGATCTTTACGCTCAATTATACATAGATCAAGAAACGAATCAATTATACAGTGTCCGTTTTCTAGATGGGGAAACACTCGTATTACATAAGCCGTATGAGATGCAGTTTATAGGAGAGCTTTTTGAAGCAAGCACACCGTCAAGCTATCAGCAAATCGATATTAATTTGGCCCACAGAAGACAATTGACGGAATTGGCAAATTCCTTGCGGTTGCAATACGAATTGCCAGCATTACTCCCTTCAGACTCGCTCGCTTCAGTGGCGGATTATCATAGTGAACATATGCTTTTAGGAATGATGGATTCCCAAGTAACAAATGATGAATATAAGATTGAAGACCAGTTGAATGAAGTACACCAGAATTATGAACGCCACGGTGTTAATGTGGCATCAAATTATAAAGATGCCATTGAGGTGATACATGGCTGGATGAACTCGAAGGAACACCGGACATTGCTTACGGATGAGGAGTTTACGCATATCGGATCCGGGGCTTTTATGAATTACTATACACAGCTGTATGTGAAACAAAAATAA
- a CDS encoding UDP-N-acetylmuramoyl-L-alanyl-D-glutamate--2,6-diaminopimelate ligase — translation MVRSETVQIGELIKDWPCTMKGSIRVEIKRVEDDANLIAPGDAFIARKGNKSSGISYIDSALEKGAAAIVVDDENYFNEADLPVPIIWVPNCLSFIAYASAKIYNFPAEALTVIGVTGTNGKTTVTHFIGQILNQLDKRAMVIGTNGVFIDQEKCYPEMEALTTLQAKNIQFLFKEAIRLDVPYVVLEASSVGLEKHRLDHCDIDIGIFLNVTEDHIEDHGSFERYKLSKQILSTLAKKNIINSDDSVCRSIGLATKGKRIFFGKGSHVDYFFQTLVDGPASTTCCIQHKKEKHIVNIPLVGDYQCSNVLAAVSCVAQLGFPLSDICNTIGNLVLPEGRFEHVKNQLGLSIVVDYAHTPDAMKMILQTLKKHTKRRLIVMFSCGGNRDKAKRPKMGMIASIYADYIILTTDNARNESPQQINKQIREGFSSTQEYIECLNRKEAIEHALNYAEEGDTIVLLGKGHEKTQQIGDKQKYFSDLVFVREMVRQLEKRRLNNH, via the coding sequence ATGGTAAGGAGTGAAACCGTGCAAATTGGAGAATTGATTAAAGATTGGCCGTGCACTATGAAGGGCTCCATTAGAGTGGAAATAAAACGAGTGGAAGACGATGCGAATCTTATTGCGCCCGGAGATGCTTTTATTGCAAGGAAGGGAAATAAGTCGAGTGGTATTTCGTATATTGACAGCGCTTTGGAAAAGGGTGCTGCAGCAATTGTAGTAGATGATGAAAATTACTTTAATGAAGCCGATTTACCTGTACCGATTATTTGGGTACCGAATTGTTTGAGTTTTATCGCCTATGCGAGTGCAAAAATTTATAATTTCCCCGCAGAAGCACTAACCGTGATTGGGGTAACAGGCACAAACGGTAAAACAACTGTTACACATTTTATCGGACAAATTTTAAATCAGTTGGATAAGCGGGCTATGGTAATCGGTACGAACGGTGTTTTTATCGACCAGGAAAAATGTTATCCGGAAATGGAAGCACTGACAACATTGCAGGCGAAAAATATTCAGTTTTTGTTTAAAGAGGCGATTCGTCTCGATGTACCTTACGTTGTTCTGGAAGCTTCATCCGTTGGTCTGGAAAAACATCGTCTGGATCATTGTGATATTGATATCGGTATTTTCTTGAATGTGACAGAAGATCACATTGAGGACCATGGTAGTTTTGAACGCTACAAACTATCCAAGCAGATTTTATCGACCTTGGCGAAAAAAAATATTATCAACAGTGATGACAGTGTTTGTCGTTCCATTGGTTTAGCGACAAAAGGCAAACGTATTTTTTTCGGCAAGGGAAGCCATGTCGACTACTTTTTCCAAACGCTAGTTGACGGACCAGCATCAACGACTTGTTGTATTCAGCATAAGAAAGAGAAGCATATAGTGAACATCCCGTTAGTAGGTGACTATCAGTGCAGTAACGTACTTGCGGCAGTAAGCTGTGTTGCACAGCTCGGTTTTCCGTTAAGTGATATATGCAATACTATCGGAAATCTAGTATTGCCTGAAGGTCGGTTTGAGCATGTGAAAAACCAGTTAGGCTTATCGATCGTCGTCGATTATGCCCATACACCGGATGCGATGAAAATGATTCTGCAAACTTTGAAAAAACATACAAAGCGCCGGTTAATTGTCATGTTTAGCTGTGGTGGTAACCGAGATAAGGCAAAACGCCCGAAAATGGGAATGATTGCTTCCATTTATGCGGATTATATTATTTTAACAACAGATAATGCACGCAATGAAAGTCCGCAGCAGATCAATAAGCAAATCCGTGAAGGCTTTTCTTCTACCCAGGAGTATATTGAATGCCTTAACCGGAAAGAAGCGATTGAGCACGCACTTAATTATGCGGAAGAAGGCGATACAATCGTACTGTTAGGAAAAGGTCATGAAAAAACACAGCAAATCGGTGACAAACAAAAATACTTTTCCGATTTAGTATTTGTTCGGGAAATGGTAAGACAATTGGAAAAGCGTCGGTTGAACAATCATTGA
- a CDS encoding YlbF family regulator, which produces MLMTSDWVFILDEVDELNAMILSSEQAENLRLAKKAVYEDAELSAQIMAFQRLKDQYEDVQRFGKYHPDYNIIMKKIRTEKRLIDMNEQIAALKVAENDFQDLLDEISLLVGHSVSEAVKVPVSNPFFASSSSCGSGCGTGGGCSCSA; this is translated from the coding sequence ATGCTCATGACTTCTGATTGGGTTTTTATTTTAGATGAGGTCGATGAATTAAATGCGATGATCCTTTCCTCTGAGCAAGCCGAAAACCTTCGTCTTGCGAAAAAGGCAGTTTACGAGGATGCGGAATTAAGCGCACAAATTATGGCCTTTCAACGATTAAAAGACCAATATGAGGATGTACAACGCTTTGGCAAATACCATCCTGATTACAATATAATTATGAAAAAAATTCGAACAGAAAAGCGTCTGATCGATATGAATGAACAAATTGCGGCACTCAAAGTGGCGGAAAATGATTTTCAGGATTTACTTGATGAAATCAGCCTTCTTGTCGGCCATTCCGTTTCGGAAGCTGTCAAAGTTCCGGTAAGCAATCCGTTTTTTGCGAGCAGTTCTTCCTGCGGCAGCGGATGCGGCACAGGCGGCGGTTGTTCGTGTTCAGCTTAA
- a CDS encoding glycerophosphodiester phosphodiesterase family protein translates to MGKKTKVALAIAAASAAVWAGTKAISKPQKRESKEALQFERPIIIAQHGGAGLAPEHSLLAFERAAEIGVDGFTVSVRLSKDEEIVAFHDATVDRTTNGSGFIKDFTLEQLKELNIGYNFEDLEGAFPYREQHVLAVTLRQLIETYPDKLFIVNIQDSPDTYEGSLMPSKLWRLIEELNIQYQVIVTSPYSEQIDRFNLYAQNRIALGAGEGDIKKAMTSFTSQFGHLYHPKVDLFIVPLKQGVFNYDSPRFIKFLSELNVPTIYSDIDDLVTMNRVIRQGAMGIVTNRPDIAEVLIQKVSQ, encoded by the coding sequence ATGGGTAAGAAAACTAAAGTTGCTTTAGCAATCGCGGCGGCTAGTGCGGCGGTATGGGCAGGAACAAAAGCGATTTCAAAGCCGCAAAAACGTGAATCAAAAGAAGCATTACAATTTGAACGTCCAATTATTATCGCACAACATGGAGGCGCTGGTCTGGCACCTGAACATTCGTTACTTGCTTTTGAACGAGCAGCGGAAATCGGTGTGGATGGCTTTACAGTAAGTGTACGCCTTTCAAAAGATGAAGAAATTGTCGCTTTTCATGATGCAACGGTAGACCGCACAACAAATGGCTCTGGCTTTATTAAAGATTTTACACTTGAACAATTAAAAGAACTCAATATCGGCTACAACTTTGAAGATTTAGAAGGTGCTTTCCCATACAGAGAACAGCATGTACTTGCCGTGACATTACGCCAATTAATCGAAACTTATCCAGATAAACTATTTATCGTAAACATTCAAGATAGTCCAGACACATATGAAGGTAGTTTAATGCCTTCTAAACTATGGCGCTTAATTGAAGAATTGAATATTCAATACCAGGTAATCGTGACAAGTCCGTATAGCGAACAAATCGACCGCTTCAACTTATATGCGCAAAACCGTATCGCTCTTGGTGCCGGTGAAGGCGATATTAAGAAGGCAATGACGTCATTTACAAGCCAATTCGGTCATCTGTATCACCCAAAAGTGGACTTGTTCATCGTTCCACTGAAACAGGGTGTTTTCAATTATGACTCACCGCGCTTTATTAAGTTTTTATCGGAACTTAATGTACCGACAATTTACAGTGATATCGATGATCTTGTAACAATGAACCGTGTCATCCGACAAGGGGCAATGGGGATTGTGACAAACCGTCCGGATATCGCAGAAGTACTCATCCAAAAAGTATCGCAATAA
- a CDS encoding YlbG family protein encodes MNERQGLIIYVHQLKHAKSLRKYGHVNFISRRLKYVVIYCNRDEIETLKNKIQRLPFVKDVVESYRPFVKNEFENAKPDKAKEYDYKIGL; translated from the coding sequence ATGAATGAAAGACAAGGTTTAATTATATACGTTCATCAATTAAAACATGCGAAGTCGTTAAGGAAGTATGGTCACGTAAATTTCATCTCCAGAAGATTAAAATATGTTGTGATTTATTGTAATCGAGACGAAATCGAAACATTGAAAAATAAAATACAACGCCTTCCATTTGTGAAAGACGTTGTTGAATCATACCGTCCATTTGTTAAAAATGAATTTGAAAATGCAAAGCCGGATAAGGCAAAAGAGTACGATTATAAAATTGGCTTATAA
- a CDS encoding methylthioribose kinase, translating into MIQQFIELGQGYGDIYELCELVKTNEHRFHNAFIFTATHDGNSVASLAVAFKPSGESKFMPIYICREGIPYSEEKLSKRIEIFKQTIQDAKQQENILEIKHSSVFSEKNQFYQYLIGILRLNRYIPPMQ; encoded by the coding sequence ATGATTCAACAATTTATCGAACTCGGTCAAGGCTATGGCGATATATACGAGCTTTGCGAACTGGTCAAAACAAATGAGCATCGATTCCATAACGCATTTATTTTCACCGCAACTCATGATGGCAATTCAGTCGCTTCGTTAGCCGTGGCTTTTAAACCATCAGGTGAAAGCAAATTCATGCCAATATATATTTGCCGCGAAGGGATTCCATATAGCGAGGAAAAACTGTCAAAGCGAATTGAGATATTTAAACAAACGATTCAAGATGCTAAGCAGCAAGAAAACATTCTTGAAATTAAACACTCATCTGTTTTTTCGGAAAAAAATCAGTTTTATCAATACTTAATTGGTATTTTAAGATTAAATCGTTACATACCACCGATGCAGTAA
- a CDS encoding RNA polymerase II, with protein MKIAVSIFSFLTILIGTILFMQFQVYSDNLDSTEKGYRYSQEIEIVYRGESLDIRQHFKNLPNEELMIEWPKTSINPDCFIENEHSCARLSEDSTKFNAGETRAQSISYVIPLTDGLQSRKLMKNVFATLKKGDVQFTTVHISTGKEVKGQWVTGLPLIGEQNLSLVNYSMFSGEGPVKDLFWQDGDFALQNEVGAVSIYSRTPLKAAFYEKLEKVNFINDEYLAVINGTNVDGIDGFRMLFVPDATVAKVQRNILITQLEATYEFGDSPYWLKELMASFLTGTVFGTEKTKEVAATITGQLTDGQLTDWRERLRALEGKKVSGELLDKELSEILGASTKYISMNAQSEKSYPFLYNDPRHLYVNSEKQPAVQVVLKDGEVLYGADLLLESIGYDVSIGEHGYYAVSETREFRFPHEPGFYVFNQRRYNTASLPVKQVAGQYFIEESWLQRLFLVDIKKTEDRIDITAP; from the coding sequence TTGAAAATTGCCGTTAGTATTTTTTCATTTTTAACGATACTAATCGGAACTATACTTTTTATGCAGTTCCAAGTTTATTCGGATAATTTGGATTCGACAGAGAAAGGCTATCGTTATTCTCAGGAAATTGAAATAGTGTACCGTGGCGAAAGCCTGGATATTCGTCAGCACTTTAAAAATTTGCCGAACGAAGAACTTATGATTGAATGGCCGAAAACTTCCATTAATCCGGATTGTTTTATAGAAAATGAACATAGCTGTGCACGTTTAAGTGAAGACTCCACAAAGTTTAATGCAGGAGAAACACGGGCACAATCGATTTCCTATGTCATTCCATTAACAGACGGCTTACAGTCCCGTAAGCTGATGAAAAATGTTTTTGCTACATTAAAAAAAGGTGACGTCCAATTCACTACTGTCCATATTTCCACTGGAAAAGAAGTGAAAGGACAATGGGTAACAGGTTTGCCGCTAATCGGTGAACAAAACTTGTCACTAGTCAACTATTCGATGTTTAGCGGGGAAGGTCCTGTAAAAGATCTGTTTTGGCAAGATGGGGACTTTGCGCTGCAAAATGAAGTCGGTGCTGTTTCCATTTATTCAAGAACCCCATTAAAAGCTGCATTTTATGAAAAGCTGGAAAAAGTCAATTTTATAAACGACGAGTATCTTGCAGTCATTAATGGCACGAATGTTGATGGTATAGACGGATTCCGTATGCTTTTTGTACCAGATGCAACCGTTGCGAAGGTGCAGCGAAATATACTGATTACCCAACTTGAAGCAACTTATGAGTTTGGTGACAGTCCGTATTGGCTGAAAGAATTAATGGCCTCCTTTTTAACGGGTACAGTATTTGGTACTGAAAAAACAAAAGAAGTCGCTGCAACAATTACCGGCCAATTAACGGACGGGCAATTGACAGATTGGCGGGAACGTTTACGCGCATTGGAAGGCAAAAAAGTCAGTGGAGAACTACTCGACAAGGAACTGTCTGAAATATTGGGAGCTTCTACGAAATATATTTCGATGAACGCCCAATCAGAAAAGTCCTATCCGTTTTTATATAATGACCCACGGCATCTATATGTCAATTCGGAAAAGCAACCTGCCGTACAAGTCGTACTAAAAGATGGCGAAGTATTGTACGGAGCGGATTTACTGCTTGAATCAATCGGGTATGATGTAAGTATAGGTGAACACGGTTATTATGCCGTAAGTGAAACACGTGAATTCCGATTCCCGCACGAACCGGGTTTTTATGTATTTAATCAGCGACGCTATAATACGGCATCGTTACCTGTAAAACAGGTTGCGGGTCAATATTTCATTGAGGAATCGTGGTTGCAGCGCCTGTTTTTAGTTGACATTAAAAAAACGGAAGACCGGATTGATATTACGGCTCCTTAA
- the rsmD gene encoding 16S rRNA (guanine(966)-N(2))-methyltransferase RsmD, giving the protein MRVVAGDRKGMPLKAITGNTTRPTTDKVKESIFNMIGPFFNGGLAVDLFAGSGGLGIETLSRGADHALFIEKDARAFQVLQENIKTCRYENVSELFRTDATRAVKALLKRDIVIDYLFLDPPYHKKEYYDLVETLVEGGKLAHDAIIMCEHSTEVTLPENYGSFNLVRQEEYGSTIISIYRHEEEEGEIV; this is encoded by the coding sequence ATGCGCGTTGTTGCAGGAGACAGAAAAGGAATGCCTTTAAAGGCGATTACAGGAAATACAACACGACCGACAACAGATAAAGTAAAGGAATCCATTTTTAATATGATTGGACCATTCTTTAATGGTGGTTTGGCAGTAGACCTATTTGCCGGAAGTGGCGGACTTGGTATCGAGACACTTAGTCGGGGGGCAGACCATGCGCTGTTTATTGAGAAAGATGCACGTGCTTTCCAAGTACTCCAGGAAAATATAAAAACATGCCGTTATGAGAATGTATCTGAACTTTTCCGGACAGATGCGACGCGTGCGGTGAAGGCTTTATTAAAAAGAGATATTGTCATTGACTACTTATTTTTGGATCCGCCATATCACAAAAAGGAATATTATGATTTAGTCGAAACACTTGTTGAGGGCGGGAAATTGGCGCATGATGCAATCATTATGTGCGAGCATTCAACAGAAGTCACGCTGCCGGAAAACTACGGCAGCTTTAACCTTGTAAGACAAGAAGAATACGGCAGTACGATCATTTCTATTTATCGTCATGAAGAGGAAGAGGGAGAAATCGTTTGA
- the coaD gene encoding pantetheine-phosphate adenylyltransferase, which produces MTEKIAVVPGSFDPITNGHIDIIRRAADVFDTVYVAVLNNSAKKPLFSIEERTALIKEVTKDLPNIRIETSSGLLIDYAREKKAKAIVRGLRAVSDFEYEMQITSMNRVLDENIETFFIMSKNQYSFLSSSIVKEVAKYGGNVSELVPAHVEHALNEKFSK; this is translated from the coding sequence TTGACAGAAAAAATCGCAGTAGTACCTGGAAGTTTTGATCCGATTACGAATGGTCATATAGATATCATTCGTCGGGCAGCCGATGTTTTTGACACAGTATATGTCGCAGTATTAAATAACTCAGCAAAAAAACCATTGTTCTCAATAGAAGAACGTACAGCCTTAATTAAAGAAGTGACAAAAGATTTGCCGAATATTCGAATCGAAACCTCTTCGGGATTACTGATCGATTATGCCCGTGAAAAGAAAGCGAAAGCCATTGTCCGTGGTTTACGTGCAGTTTCCGACTTTGAATATGAAATGCAGATTACTTCGATGAACCGAGTGCTTGATGAAAATATTGAAACATTTTTCATCATGTCAAAAAATCAGTATTCATTTTTAAGTTCAAGCATTGTAAAAGAAGTAGCCAAATATGGCGGGAATGTAAGTGAACTTGTTCCAGCACATGTTGAACACGCATTAAACGAAAAATTCTCCAAATAA
- a CDS encoding SepM family pheromone-processing serine protease codes for MGNKGKIAFGLFLIILMGLSFYRLDYYITKPGGTYNVSEFLAIQNGDQDDEGSFYMTTVAMGQATPLTYALAAVADYYDIVKLSDVRQEEEDDEEYNVRQLKYMTDSQFNATYVAFNRAGLDYQVTYKGLYVLNVLADGAADGHLKPGDEIVEVDNERIDSLDTFLTLITPKVKGDKINLVVKRDGKLIDETLEIKEIPGTEGRIGIGITYSESKSIKTDPKVTVKTEDIGGPSAGLMFTLELLNQLIDEDLTRGYEIAGTGEMLEDGTVGRIGGIEKKVVSADKEGVDIFFAPDDEITKEMLEYNPSITSNYEVAAETAKDIDSDMKVVPVKTIDDALNYLKQLKPKN; via the coding sequence ATGGGGAATAAAGGGAAAATAGCATTTGGCCTGTTTTTAATTATATTAATGGGTTTGTCATTTTATCGGTTGGATTACTATATTACAAAACCGGGTGGTACATATAATGTAAGCGAATTTTTGGCTATTCAAAATGGGGACCAGGACGATGAAGGTTCATTTTATATGACGACCGTTGCAATGGGGCAGGCAACTCCGCTAACGTATGCACTGGCAGCCGTCGCGGATTATTATGATATTGTAAAATTATCAGATGTGCGACAAGAGGAAGAAGATGACGAAGAGTATAATGTTCGTCAGTTGAAATATATGACGGACTCCCAATTTAATGCCACGTATGTAGCGTTCAATCGCGCAGGGCTTGATTATCAGGTGACATACAAAGGGCTTTATGTGTTGAATGTCCTTGCAGATGGTGCTGCAGACGGGCATTTAAAACCGGGAGACGAAATTGTTGAAGTGGATAATGAGCGTATTGACAGTTTGGATACGTTTTTGACGCTGATTACACCGAAAGTAAAAGGGGATAAGATTAACCTAGTTGTAAAACGTGATGGAAAACTGATTGATGAAACATTGGAGATTAAAGAAATTCCAGGTACTGAAGGGCGTATCGGGATCGGTATTACCTATTCAGAAAGTAAGTCAATCAAAACAGACCCGAAAGTGACCGTCAAAACAGAGGATATCGGCGGACCGTCTGCCGGTTTAATGTTTACTTTAGAGCTGTTAAATCAGCTGATCGATGAAGATTTAACAAGAGGCTATGAAATTGCAGGTACCGGTGAAATGCTGGAGGATGGAACAGTAGGCCGAATCGGCGGTATTGAGAAAAAAGTTGTTTCTGCGGATAAAGAAGGCGTCGATATTTTCTTTGCGCCTGATGATGAAATAACAAAAGAAATGCTTGAGTATAACCCAAGCATTACTTCAAATTATGAGGTGGCAGCCGAAACAGCTAAGGACATTGATTCCGATATGAAAGTCGTTCCTGTAAAAACAATCGATGATGCCCTGAATTATTTAAAACAACTAAAACCGAAAAATTAA
- a CDS encoding nucleotidyltransferase, whose translation MQAVGIVVEYNPFHNGHLHHVNEAKRTTNSDIAVAVMSGQFLQRGEPALVDKWHRTKMALASGVDVVIELPYIFSTAQATDFASGAVQLLEAMQCTTLAFGSEQGSITPFLNTYHLIESNRTLYNSIIKETIQQGKSYPQALFTAYEQLKQLSPDAYIDLGQPNNILGFHYVEAIEKNQTVMRPATIQRIAAGYHDAIDTDSEIASATGIRQALFSGKSLKQVTQYLPESSIDQLVHWQENHGLFASWHGFWPLLQYAILRHTPQQLKQYADVSEGLENSLIKYARTSSDFEEFMNALKSKRYTWTRLQRMLTHIYTGITKEQLHAYSSPTYIRILGMTAAGQQYISKIKKSLSLPLISRVAAVNDPILAIDLHATQMYQLGIQQFSNKKIDEDYKTPPIRY comes from the coding sequence ATGCAAGCCGTCGGTATAGTTGTTGAATATAATCCGTTTCACAATGGCCATCTGCATCACGTAAACGAAGCAAAACGTACAACGAACAGTGATATTGCGGTTGCTGTTATGAGCGGTCAGTTTTTACAGCGAGGAGAGCCAGCACTCGTCGACAAATGGCATCGGACAAAAATGGCACTCGCAAGCGGGGTCGACGTCGTAATCGAGCTTCCCTATATTTTCAGTACCGCTCAGGCAACTGATTTTGCTTCAGGTGCCGTACAGCTACTGGAAGCAATGCAATGTACAACATTAGCATTTGGGAGCGAACAAGGAAGCATCACGCCCTTTCTGAACACCTATCACTTAATCGAAAGCAATCGTACACTTTATAATTCCATCATTAAAGAAACAATCCAGCAAGGCAAAAGCTACCCGCAAGCTCTTTTTACGGCATATGAACAGCTTAAACAACTTTCCCCGGATGCATACATTGATTTAGGGCAACCAAATAATATATTAGGCTTCCATTACGTCGAAGCAATCGAGAAGAATCAGACTGTTATGCGGCCCGCTACTATTCAGCGAATTGCTGCAGGTTATCATGATGCGATTGATACAGACAGTGAAATTGCCAGTGCAACCGGGATTCGACAGGCATTGTTCAGCGGTAAGTCTCTAAAACAGGTTACACAATATTTACCTGAGTCAAGTATCGATCAACTTGTTCACTGGCAGGAAAATCATGGTCTCTTTGCCAGCTGGCATGGTTTCTGGCCACTTTTACAATATGCTATTTTAAGACATACCCCTCAGCAGTTAAAACAGTATGCAGACGTATCAGAAGGGCTTGAAAACTCACTTATTAAATATGCAAGAACAAGTTCGGATTTTGAGGAGTTTATGAATGCGTTGAAATCGAAGCGTTATACATGGACAAGACTGCAGCGAATGCTGACACATATTTATACAGGAATCACAAAAGAACAGTTACATGCCTATTCAAGCCCTACTTATATTCGGATATTGGGCATGACAGCAGCAGGACAGCAATATATTTCAAAAATTAAAAAGTCCCTTTCACTGCCGCTCATCAGCCGGGTTGCAGCTGTCAACGATCCAATCCTGGCAATCGATCTGCACGCGACCCAGATGTATCAATTAGGCATTCAGCAGTTTTCAAATAAAAAAATAGACGAAGATTATAAAACTCCGCCTATTCGCTATTAA